Genomic window (Kwoniella botswanensis chromosome 1, complete sequence):
GTCATGTTCGATTTACAGCACGATTACCGGTCACGATGATGGAAAGGACAAAGATTTTCGTCGAGCTTGTCGAGCTATAATCCTGCGGAAGGATACAAATTACTCACAGGTTCAGGGGGATGATATGACCTCAATTCCCTTCTTATCGGCTGATGGTATTGTGTTGGTGTCGGTATCGACGTCGTCAATTGTTCATCTTGAGGTGGTGAAGCTCCAAATAAAGGATCGGTGGTAGCTTGGAATCTGTTATTGGTAGAAGCACCAGCTTGACTATTGGTTGTTTGCGAGGGAGGTATATCtgatgtggaagtggatggagggggaggagcaCCGAAGAGTGGATTGTTAGTCGGGTCGTCCTGCTTGTTGTTGCTGCCGTTGTTGTCTCCTGACATGATTTATCATACGATGAACGTGCTTTTCTATGTATattatgtgagttgaactCGAATACGAAGGAGTATGAAttatgaaggatgaagaaagggatgaggatgaagatgaggcaTGAATTTTCATCTCGAGTGATTTCCGGTTATGACATCTAtcctgaatcatcatccgaacactcactcttccatgtcaacatccttctcctcttcctctcgtaTCACCACACCCTGTCATCCATCGTACAACATCAACCATGTCGATACCCACACCAGATCTACTCTCACCAGCTATCCAACCTCCTTCAGCAGGTACGTGCGTCGTTGCTCGATCAGCACAAACGGCCGTTCCCTACCTACAACGCTTCTACTCTCTACCTTATCATTCGCATAGGCTGATTGACACTCATGACCTTATTCAGAAACGATGATGGCCaactccatcatcactcaGCCTACAGCTTTGGAAGCATTAGAGCAttacaagaagaaagatgcgTCGAAGGGTGGGTCAGCAATCGCCCTTACCTCGTCAGGTCTGTGCCGTGCTGACTCTATAgataatccttcttcatctcatctcgactCGTCTTCCTCAACTACCAACAGTCGTCGTTCGATTCAAAGCGATAGGTTCTGCTCCCATAATGAAGAACAACGTATTTAAAGCTACTGCAGGACACAAGTTTCAAGCCGTCATACTATTTCTGAGACAGCAGTTGGGtatgaagaaggaagaggccttggtgagtcaagtcaCCTATTCAATCCCTCTTGATACTTATAGAGGACCAAGTGTAACTAGGGATCTGAGAGACATTCGCTGATATAACCCATATTAACTTCTCGCCTTTCGGCTCTAGTTCACATATATCAATGCCGCGTTTGCTCCTGCTCCTGACGATACAGTTGGAAACCTGTATAAATGTTTTGGAACGGAAGGTCATCTGATAGTGAATTACAGGTGAGCAATTGAATTTGTCGTATCTCTCTCTGCACTCATGTCCAGTCAAGAGATGCTAATGTAAAGATGCTTGGATATATGTAGTAATACTCAAGCTTGGGGATAATCGATGCTGGAAAACAACTGGATGAGTTAAATATTGTACAGTTGTATAATTAATGATTTAATAAGACGATGTGAACGACCTATCACGATATACACTTAATATACATCGTACGTATTTCTGAAAAGATTcggatgtactgtactgtaccaaGCCATTCGAAAGGGCTGAGAGGGTGTAGGGGTTCATGTTCACACTGGGCCACACTGATTGATAAAATTCCCCAACCGTGGTCACTTACTCGATCAAGTACTAACCCTACCGGCTTCCTCATGAACACATGACAAAAGTCGCAGAAATATAGCAGTCGTAGAAGGAGCAAATGGATTGTTCGGCACTGTTCCGATCAGTAAACAGCTGGTAATTGCCTAGAAAGGTTGGTTGTTCAAGCAGATTTGTCTGACTTGCACGGTACTGCTCAACAATGTTACTGTGGAAGACATGTAGATATGCATTTGATCATGACCATTTTACACCATTGAGATAAGAGTTGATCGTATCCTACCTCTCCCCACTTCCTCTTACAACTAGAATCTCTATCGTATACATCTGTATAAGTAGGATCATACGTATACAATATTTCGTTTTTGCGGTTGAACATATGTTCCTTCATAGATTTTCGAAAACATTTCTTTTACTGATACGTATGCTtgaagatctcatcatcttccttttcttgaTGAAAGGTTCGTTCAAACATCTTATCAAATCATGATATAGATCCCCCTCGGTGTTGAGTTGGAAGAATATACTCTTAACATCCCCTgacctccttcctcaaccaTCCAACGTACCTAGCCAAGAATTGAACCTGTTCAAAACTCTCAATAGCTTTCAATCCCCTCCTGGATCTGATCATAGCTATCACCCTCTCCACTATACTCATCACAATTTGATGTTCCAATTCCGCAGGTAATGGTTCGTTCTTGTTTTTTTGTGAAGAGGCAGATTCAACCAACAAAAGCGATGGATGAGGTTGGACGAAACCCATTTTGATTGCCCATGCACAAGCTGTTAAACCGGCTCTGCCTACTCCGCCTGAACGAAATCAAACCACAAATCCACACTGGTCAGTACATATGTCCGAACACTGTGGTCATAAATCACACATCGCACTAACCTCGACAATGGACCAAGACGTTGACACCCTGGAGAGAATATTTGGTAGCGATCAAAGTGATTTGAGAATCAAATAATCCGATGTTCACAGGTGTGAATCCATCAGGCATAGGTAATCTGCCAATTCGGCACAGAACAAGCACACTCAAGTCGTAAGTAAAGGATAACACAACAGAAACGCAGAAGAGGCAGGAAAAAACAAAACACACCGGATCACATCGAGACCAATCTCATTGGCGATCTCACGGTAAGTCTCCCATGGTACACCGAGCAAAGCAAGTTCAGGATCATCCAAACAGCTGTATTATATGCATCATACACCAGAAAAAGAACAAGCAAACCAAAGGAAAATGGTGTTATTAGCGAGTGTTGCTATTGATATATTTAATGTGGAAAAGAACCACTTACCAAACAAGACAACCCACACCTTCCGACTTGATCCTCCTGAGATCCGTAGCCAAATCCCTACAAACCGGTCCTCTACCTCTACTAGGTCCGTCCAGCCTCAGTCGTTTACCCGGGCAACTGCTTAACAACAAGTTGCCAACGACTTTGCGATCGGTCTGTTGTTGACCGAAGTAATTATGGATGGGACTAGGTATGATAGCTGGATTAGGCGTAGGTGGGACGTAAGACAACAATAACGATGGCACGTCGATATTCGATGCTAGTAACAGGGGAGTTTGGGAAAACGGTCCCGTTGGAGGAGGCATGACCATATGTTTGGTCAAGATCGGTAAGAGATCcgaagggaagaatggggAAATGATGATTGGGTGTGTATCAGATGTTTTGACTACTACGCCAAATACAGCCGGAGGAGCTTGAGCAGCGGCGGCGGCAGCTTTAGCTTTGTTTAGATCAGGAACAGAAGACGACATCCTATTGTTAGAAGAAGACTTGACGGAAGGCGGTGGAGCAATCACTCCGGTCTCgacagcttcttcaactaCCATAGCTTCATCTACTTTCCTTCGCTTTTCCTCTTCAAAGCCTTCGGCAGTGGAAGGTCGCTTGGCTCCACATGACTGAGCTCTAGAGGGTCGACTGAACGATGAACCAGATTCACTAAGATCAGTCGAGCCAGCCAAAGAGCCAGATTCAGATTGGTCGATATCCATGGCGGATTCAGCGAGATCATCTTTCGACAAGACCATTGACTGAGCCAATATGTCCAATTCGGGGAGACTCCTAGCACCCTTGACTGATTTGGGTGAAAGCAAGAGTGGCGCAGGAATTTGAGCTCCGTTGGGTAGGTTGGCAATGGAGATGATCGGCGAGGCCATGGCAGCTCGGATATCTGCCTCCTGTTTGGCCATAGCGTCATCAACAGAAAGAGACATCGAAGTCGATGGTGAGGGCTGAGAAGATTCGTAAGAAGACGGATCGGtgtcattatcatcgtcCGAGCTGGAATCTCGATGCGAATCCCTTTCTCGTTGGCAGGAGAAGAACATCATCGAATTGATGGCCAAGTATCGTTCGAGTTCAGCTTGACGCTGCATGACCCCAGCGACATGTTGAGGATTGGCAAACGATTGAGGCTGGTAGTAGCAGTTCAGGCCATTAGGACCATGCTTCGACATGTTATACCCGCTTTGAGGCCACTGGGAGCACAATCGAGCGCATTCAGTGACTTTGCGGTTCTCAGCCTCAGCCCATTCCCTTTGCCTCACCAATCGCTGTTCAGGCGAAAGGGTTGAGAGCTCTTCGATTGATGGTTTTGGGATACTGTATCCAGATGGGGCAGCGATGGGAGCAGGTGTCGGAGCGGTTTCAACAACTGGTTCAACTGATTTTGGTGGGGTGACAGCGGATTCTTTTTTGACGTGTTGACCGAAAGGAATACCCATGCTCATACCAGTATTGACGACGGCCATGGCCATTTTGCCCATCCATGATCCTCGAGCAGCTTGTTGGGCGGCGACATCCTGTTGTTCCTGAGGGGCATGGGCAATAGGGAATGATGCTTCCGAAGCGACCGGTGTCAAGAGTTGAGTAGGCGCTCGAGATACCGAGCTTGATATTGATGCGTTCGTCGGTGTTGATCGACCGGTTTCCAGCCCACTGTTCTGTTCGTATGCTGATGGTTCACTAGTAAAGACCTCTGACCGAGATGACTGGAAGCTGTCCatggaagcggaagaagagtaCGACGCTACCGAGCTCTGCCTCGAGATTTTAGGCGGTTGTGGCGGTTGATCGTACTCCACGGCTGTGGCACCAAGATCCTCAAACGATAATCCAAGAGCTTCACCATTCTCCACAGGCGTAGAAGATTTCTTGAGAGGGCTGCTGTTGGAGGTATTGCCTGAATGAGGTAGATTTTTAGTTTTCCTTTTATGcggttgatgttgatatccTCGACTGGCGAAATGAGCAGCAGTAACAGTAGGTGCAGCGCAATGACGCATAGTCGGGGTAGTATTCCGCTGTGGGAAATACGTCTGAGGTGGGGGAGTAGCAGTTGCTGCTCTCGACATGGTATCGGATACGTTAAAAAAGAGTcggtgaggaagaggggaggGAGGCGAAGAAGTGCGGTGGCGATTAATGGCTATGATTAgtcgaggagatggaagagaagcCTCCGTTTTCTTCGCGCCCTATTGCTGTTATCGATCGAATGTACACACGTTGGTTGTGTAGCAATCTATATCGAAAAAACGTAAATCACTCGAGTGGCGATTTTGGTTGAACAGCCTTAACCCGATTTTTGGTGGATATGGTTATAtagatatgaatgataagggtgagtgatccgCTATGAGGAAATTTCCTTTGATGATACTCGGTAGAGTCGAACgtggtggtaaaggtgaaaggatggatggatgaacaGGTGtgaatgaggttgaggtagaATCTTTCGTCGAGGCCGCAGTATCACTGATAAAAGGATTATCGCGAGTGATGATTAGGTGGTAGTATAACGTTGTCGAGCTAAGGGAGATGTACAGTTGAGCCGAAGATCCCCTGTCTATGTCCTGTCTAAGATTACGATAAGAGATGTGAACCGTTTATATGTGATATCGATTGACCGGAAGACGATGATAACCAGACCAGTAAAAGCGTATTATACCACTTGTATGTGTATGACCCAAAATTGAGGTATCAGAATCAAACCGAAACAATGCTATGAAGAATCAAatagtggtggtgatgattgttgttgttgattgtcCCGTCCGTTTTGATAGGTATCCTGAGATTTCGTTGAGTCGAGTGGCAAATGGGTATAACAGTGAATTTAACATCTAGCTTCGAGAGCTGATTCGAACTTGATAAGCGCTACAACAATGAATGAGGACATTTTGACGATATTTTGGATGTTGATATTAGCTACTGAGAAGATATCGTGTATGCCGTTGATGCGTTTGTCCAAAAGAACGGAATGAAATCAGATGTGAGTATTGTTTTTAGGGTATAACTGAGTGGTGAGTGTAAGATGTAAATTTCTTTCTACGTTTTCTACGACGTCGTAACTGCACTTTGTCGATATGTCTATTGATGCACCGACtcaatatcatcagtatGGGTATCATGCATAGCTTCGTCGTCGTTGACATCGCTTTCCCGGACAGAGTCGATTCTAACTCACCTCACCGGCGGTGCCCGGATGGCTCTCTCTTTCCCAAGTGTGATCTCCCTCAGTCTTGCCCTCTAAGCTGACCAAAGGGGGTTTTCGATGTTTGTTTGTCTTGGCTGTGATGTATTGGgtgtatttgtatttgaaCTTGTGCTGTGAGTAAGTATGATATGTATTTTTAACGTTGTATGTTGGTTATAATGGTGAGAAAAGCAGTACTGATGTATGCATGGACCGGTGGCGAGTCAGAGTAGATGGAAAACAACAGCACTagatgaatgattgatgacggaatcaaattggACTGGACCAGTCACTGTATTGTAGCACGTACTGTACATCGGTAGTTGTCAGGCTCACTCTTCTCCccacttcttcttgatcagGTACGGCGTGTTCTCCCACTCCACCTCGATCCGACCTGCGTGAATTGCTTCTTATGGTAACTAGGTAGATCACACAGCAGACTACGGTGAATTGATGTCCGGAAGGTCAGGGGATTACGACTCTACCCATATGTTTCTAATGACGCT
Coding sequences:
- a CDS encoding ubiquitin-like protein ATG12, which encodes MSIPTPDLLSPAIQPPSAETMMANSIITQPTALEALEHYKKKDASKVVVRFKAIGSAPIMKNNVFKATAGHKFQAVILFLRQQLGMKKEEALFTYINAAFAPAPDDTVGNLYKCFGTEGHLIVNYSNTQAWG